The following proteins are co-located in the Rhodothermales bacterium genome:
- a CDS encoding T9SS type A sorting domain-containing protein produces MSRLSLRAIAPLLSLALAGLQPTGLFAQDADPASVSPGTLLVYYGWPSVINGAGSVDLAAEALGQYDYVVLGDGLEIDTHPDYANTVALLAHPAMADTKVFGYIDLGVTTQNLPVSEYKLRMVWWTDIGADGIFLDDFGYDFGVTRERQNDAVDFAHALEVPVMVNAWDPDDAFSRAADPTYNPNERRAALQAGDFYFSESYMIQEGAYVDAAFWREKADKLDAYRQTFGVGVMSVTTPGGTYDEQQFHYAWHAAAIDGHTAIGWGEPSFSSVDAQAPFRVRPAVDLGSAYVSVATVSLPLVRRETDAGVIEVNTETHAYRFEASMGTALETPERASAAPRLAPNYPNPFASDTRLAFSLAEPGPVRLAVYDLMGRPVAVLADGTMPAGEHAVNFNGAALPAGVYFCRLEAGGRVESRPIIVGR; encoded by the coding sequence ATGAGTCGTCTTTCTCTTCGCGCTATCGCGCCGCTGCTGTCGCTCGCGCTGGCCGGCCTGCAGCCGACCGGCCTGTTCGCCCAGGATGCCGATCCGGCGTCGGTCAGCCCCGGTACCCTGCTCGTTTATTATGGATGGCCGTCGGTCATCAACGGCGCCGGCAGCGTCGATTTGGCGGCGGAGGCGCTCGGGCAGTACGATTATGTCGTGCTCGGCGACGGCCTCGAAATCGACACCCATCCCGATTATGCCAACACCGTGGCGCTGCTCGCGCATCCCGCGATGGCGGATACGAAGGTGTTCGGGTACATCGACCTCGGCGTGACGACGCAGAACCTGCCGGTGTCGGAGTACAAGCTGCGGATGGTGTGGTGGACCGATATCGGGGCGGACGGCATCTTTCTGGACGATTTTGGCTACGATTTCGGCGTCACGCGCGAGCGGCAGAACGATGCGGTCGACTTTGCGCATGCGCTCGAGGTGCCGGTGATGGTCAACGCCTGGGATCCCGACGATGCCTTTTCGCGCGCGGCGGACCCGACGTACAACCCGAACGAGCGGCGCGCCGCGTTGCAGGCCGGCGATTTTTATTTCTCCGAGAGCTACATGATTCAGGAAGGCGCCTACGTTGACGCCGCGTTCTGGCGTGAGAAGGCGGACAAGCTCGATGCGTATCGCCAGACGTTCGGGGTCGGAGTGATGTCGGTGACGACACCCGGCGGGACCTACGACGAGCAGCAGTTTCATTACGCGTGGCACGCCGCCGCGATCGACGGGCACACGGCCATCGGCTGGGGCGAGCCGTCCTTCTCGTCGGTCGACGCCCAGGCGCCGTTTCGAGTCCGCCCCGCCGTCGATTTGGGGTCGGCGTACGTGTCCGTCGCCACCGTCTCCCTGCCGCTCGTGCGCCGCGAGACGGATGCCGGCGTGATCGAGGTGAATACCGAAACCCATGCGTATCGCTTCGAGGCTTCGATGGGTACGGCGCTCGAGACGCCCGAGCGCGCCTCGGCCGCGCCGCGCCTGGCGCCCAATTATCCGAACCCGTTCGCATCGGATACCCGACTCGCGTTCTCGCTGGCCGAACCGGGTCCAGTCCGTCTAGCGGTGTACGACCTGATGGGTCGCCCGGTCGCCGTGCTGGCGGACGGGACGATGCCGGCGGGCGAGCACGCGGTGAACTTCAACGGCGCGGCGCTGCCGGCGGGGGTCTATTTTTGCCGGCTCGAAGCCGGGGGACGCGTCGAGAGCCGGCCCATCATCGTAGGCCGGTGA
- a CDS encoding aminopeptidase P N-terminal domain-containing protein, with protein MALLSRSVLVSILLLVGLRTALAQPAYQSDFPADELAARRHAVMDTIGAGAIALFQGQQAVEGFYVFRQTNNFYYLTGLEVAHAYLLLDGTSRQSVLYLPHRNAAQERNQGKVLSAEDAEEVRRLTGVDRVEPIEGMARDFIWSYLVRMPNPVLYTPFSPAEGHYQSRDEILGGVAAHLADPYDAAPHRTTRFVNLLRERYPQLALRDLTPAMDAMRLIKSPREIDLIRTASELAGLGIMEAIRSTEPGVMEYQLDAAANFIFSMNGARSEGYRSITGGGTNAWMGHYFHNSDALKAGDLVLMDVAPDYRYYTSDVARMWPVNGTYSKDQRDLYGFIIAYRNALLKHIRPGVTPAQVMDEAAADMRPVFERIAFSKPIYRAACEAAFAFRGHLSHPVGMTVHDVGVYRNQTLKPGMVFSIDPMIWVNEETLYVRMEDVVVVTETGVENLSDNIPAEMDALEALMREEGVVQLRPAMFR; from the coding sequence ATGGCACTGTTGTCCCGATCCGTCCTCGTGTCGATCCTGCTCCTGGTGGGCCTGCGGACTGCGCTCGCCCAGCCGGCCTATCAGTCGGACTTCCCCGCCGACGAACTCGCGGCACGACGGCACGCCGTCATGGACACGATCGGCGCCGGCGCGATCGCCCTGTTTCAGGGGCAGCAGGCGGTCGAAGGCTTTTATGTCTTCCGGCAGACGAACAACTTCTATTACCTCACCGGCCTGGAAGTAGCCCACGCCTACCTCCTGCTCGACGGCACCAGCCGGCAAAGCGTGCTCTACCTGCCCCACCGGAACGCCGCCCAGGAACGCAACCAGGGCAAGGTGCTCTCCGCCGAGGACGCCGAGGAGGTCCGGCGGCTGACGGGGGTGGATCGCGTGGAGCCGATCGAGGGCATGGCACGCGATTTCATCTGGTCGTACCTCGTCCGCATGCCCAACCCGGTGCTGTACACCCCGTTCAGTCCGGCAGAAGGCCACTACCAGAGCCGCGACGAGATCCTCGGCGGCGTCGCCGCGCACCTGGCCGACCCGTACGACGCGGCCCCGCACCGGACCACGCGGTTCGTCAACCTGCTCCGCGAGCGCTACCCGCAGCTCGCCCTCCGCGATCTCACGCCGGCGATGGACGCCATGCGCCTCATCAAGAGCCCGCGCGAGATCGACCTGATCCGCACCGCCAGCGAACTCGCCGGCCTCGGCATCATGGAGGCCATCCGATCCACCGAGCCCGGCGTGATGGAATACCAGCTCGACGCCGCCGCCAACTTCATCTTCTCGATGAACGGCGCCCGCAGCGAAGGCTACCGCTCCATCACCGGCGGCGGCACAAACGCCTGGATGGGGCACTACTTCCACAACAGCGACGCCCTGAAAGCCGGCGACCTCGTGCTGATGGACGTCGCGCCGGACTACCGCTACTACACCTCCGACGTCGCCCGGATGTGGCCGGTCAACGGGACCTACTCGAAAGACCAGCGCGATCTGTACGGGTTTATCATCGCCTACCGCAACGCGCTCCTGAAACACATCCGCCCCGGCGTCACGCCGGCGCAGGTGATGGACGAGGCCGCCGCCGACATGAGGCCGGTGTTCGAACGCATCGCGTTCTCCAAACCGATCTACCGGGCCGCCTGCGAGGCCGCCTTCGCCTTCCGGGGCCACCTCTCCCACCCCGTCGGCATGACGGTGCACGACGTCGGCGTCTACCGGAACCAGACGCTCAAGCCCGGGATGGTCTTCTCCATCGACCCGATGATCTGGGTGAACGAGGAGACGCTGTATGTCCGGATGGAGGATGTGGTGGTCGTGACGGAGACGGGCGTCGAAAACCTGTCCGACAACATCCCGGCCGAGATGGACGCGCTCGAGGCGCTGATGCGTGAGGAAGGCGTCGTCCAGCTGCGGCCGGCGATGTTCCGGTGA
- a CDS encoding tail fiber protein: protein MKRSTLSLFICLLLAVSAASTRPALAQDPFVGEVRLVGFNFCPRGWTEASGQLLPIAQYQALFSLYGTIYGGDGQTTFALPDLRGRAPIHEGQGAGLQTYTMGQRGGAESITLTPNEIPSHAHAFTELSSANGTEEGIVLRSGAGDQQASTTSVGGSQGHENRPPYLVMRYCVALEGIYPSRN from the coding sequence ATGAAACGCTCCACGCTTTCCCTCTTCATCTGCCTGCTGCTCGCCGTATCCGCGGCATCCACCCGTCCGGCCCTGGCGCAGGACCCGTTTGTCGGGGAAGTCCGCCTCGTCGGGTTCAACTTTTGCCCGCGCGGGTGGACCGAGGCCAGCGGCCAGCTGCTCCCGATCGCCCAGTACCAGGCGCTCTTTTCGCTCTACGGGACGATCTACGGCGGCGACGGCCAGACCACGTTCGCGCTGCCCGATCTGCGCGGGCGGGCGCCGATCCACGAAGGCCAGGGCGCCGGCCTGCAGACGTACACCATGGGGCAGCGGGGCGGGGCGGAGTCCATCACGCTGACGCCGAACGAGATACCGTCGCACGCGCACGCCTTCACCGAGCTGTCGAGCGCCAACGGGACGGAGGAGGGGATTGTGCTCCGCAGCGGCGCCGGCGACCAGCAGGCGTCCACCACGTCGGTGGGCGGCTCCCAGGGACACGAAAACCGCCCGCCCTACCTTGTGATGCGCTACTGTGTGGCGCTGGAAGGGATCTACCCGTCGCGGAACTGA